Proteins encoded together in one Scheffersomyces stipitis CBS 6054 chromosome 5, complete sequence window:
- the TPC1 gene encoding mitochondrial thiamine pyrophosphate transporter (mitochondrial thiamine pyrophosphate transporter Tpc1p is a transporter that catalyzes the uptake of the essential cofactor thiamine pyrophosphate (ThPP) into mitochondria it is located in the mitochondrial membrane and its expression appears to be regulated by carbon source~go_component membrane~go_function binding~go_process transport), producing the protein MESRKREDHLRKGSEVSPYESLLAGSISGAVARAVTAPLDTIKIRLQLQRSAFRSRVSVTTVVKDLLKNEGAIALWKGNVPAEILYVLYGAAQFTTYSSISRWLSHLSDTSGFNLPSSAHSLVSGTGAGVVSTLVTYPFDLLRTRLAANSEKKLLSMSGTAREIISSEGFTGLFAGIKPAMLSISTTTGLMFWSYELVRETLGDRDIPFKEGICGFIAGATSKGITFPLDTIRKRTQMYKILYNSAKRVGAFRLLADIVANEGVLGLYKGFGISVLKTSPTSAVSLFVYEYSLAAIQRINRKTLD; encoded by the exons ATGGAGTCTCGAAAGCGTGAAGATCATTTGCGGAAGGGCTCGGAAGTCTCTCCCTACGAGTCTCTTCTTGCCGGCTCTATATCGGGAGCTGTTGCTCG TGCTGTAACTGCTCCATTGGATACTATCAAAATCAGACTTCAACTACAAAGAAGCGCCTTTCGTTCGAGAGTGTCTGTGACCACTGTAGTAAAGGACctcttgaaaaatgaagGTGCCATTGCTCTCTGGAAGGGGAACGTTCCTGCTGAGATCTTGTATGTTCTCTATGGAGCAGCACAATTCACAACATACTCTTCCATCAGCAGATGGCTCTCGCATTTGTCAGATACAAGCGGTTTCAACTTGCCTTCCTCGGCCCATTCTTTGGTGTCTGGAACAGGTGCTGGAGTCGTGAGTACTTTGGTAACGTACCCTTTCGATTTGCTCAGAACCAGACTCGCTGCAAACAGTGAAAAGAAGCTCTTGTCCATGAGTGGTACAGCACGTGAGATTATACTGTCTGAGGGCTTCACAGGACTCTTTGCAGGTATCAAACCGGCAATGCTTTCCATCTCTACGACCACTGGACTCATGTTCTGGTCGTATGAGTTGGTTAGAGAAACTTTGGGAGACAGAGACATTCCCTTTAAAGAGGGCATATGTGGCTTCATAGCCGGTGCAACTTCCAAAGGTATCACATTCCCTTTGGATACcatcagaaagagaactCAGATGTACAAGATTTTATACAATTCTGCGAAGAGAGTAGGAGCCTTCAGGTTACTCGCAGATATTGTTGCCAACGAAGGAGTTCTTGGCCTCTACAAAGGGTTTGGTATCAGCGTGTTGAAGACATCGCCCACTAGTGCTGTTTCACTATTTGTCTACGAGTATTCATTAGCTGCTATTCAAAGAATCAATCGTAAAACTCTAGACTAG
- a CDS encoding predicted protein: MDINPHPHIPKHIFEDLIKKFHYIDTTLSLHYAAHTTDPLVTNLLDTAAEMGQKRIKVSDLECIICVDSSTYFLYKKGDNYYDYSQIYLKIPGIFSPKSLSQRKSAFTQQVNKWIAENQGRASLHCQPVEEILKQNEQISTITSDSLPLVTSALSISSASSTSTSSKSSPTKIVKPRSGSSSPTKRKGGILLSDLKNDSSKFKFQSRDEEVEKQKSNGLSLLDRIRLKEKLQKEKDREDEINNSPQKKYERYLLDKSIPIYDMIYQMTKENQLGSTDQAKEQPTTLSVTKLTAIITDSMSYPIEKDEIVDALNLMEKKLKDLCLFNIIRRNDIVVLKVGQLSRDRDLQMLRK, encoded by the coding sequence ATGGACATAAACCCTCACCCGCATATTCCCAAACACATTTTTGAGGATTTGATAAAGAAATTCCACTACATTGATACCACCCTATCTCTTCACTATGCAGCGCACACAACCGATCCATTGGTAACCAATCTCCTAGATACCGCTGCCGAAATGGGCCAGAAAAGGATTAAAGTCAGCGACTTGGAATGCATCATATGTGTAGATTCCTCCACTTACTTTTTGTACAAAAAAGGAGATAATTACTATGATTATTCCCAGATTTACCTCAAGATTCCAGGCATTTTCAGCCCAAAATCATTATCCCAAAGGAAGTCCGCCTTCACCCAGCAAGTAAACAAATGGATAGCAGAGAACCAAGGGAGAGCTTCCTTGCATTGTCAGCCTGTAGAAGAGATATTGAAACAGAATGAACAAATATCAACTATCACTTCTGATTCCTTACCCTTAGTAACTTCAGCATTATCGATATCGTCAGCATCTTCTACATCCACACTGTCGAAATCACTGCCGACAAAAATAGTCAAACCTCGCTCcggctcttcttctccgACGAAACGTAAAGGTGGAATTCTCCTTTCagatttgaagaacgaTTCCTCCAAATTTAAGTTTCAGCTGCGGGACGAAGAAGTcgagaaacagaaaagCAACggtctttctcttctcgACAGAATACGTCTCAAGGAAAAGctccagaaagaaaaagacagAGAAGACGAGATCAATAACAGTCCACAGAAGAAGTATGAACGATATTTGCTAGACAAGAGCATTCCAATTTATGACATGATCTACCAGATGACAAAAGAAAACCAGCTTGGAAGCACAGACCAAGCAAAGGAACAACCTACAACTCTTTCGGTGACGAAATTGACAGCAATTATCACCGACAGCATGTCGTACCCCATTGAAAAAGACGAGATAGTAGATGCCTTAAACCTCatggagaagaaattgaaagacTTATGTCTCTTCAATATaatcagaagaaatgataTAGTCGTTCTCAAAGTAGGTCAGCTTCTGAGAGATAGGGACTTACAAATGCTCAGGAAGTAG
- the SPF1 gene encoding P-type ATPase (S. cerevisiae homolog is necessary for sensitivity to a killer toxin (SMK toxin) produced by Pichia Farinosa~go_function catalytic activity~go_process metabolism): protein MSSIVDNSAIAGAELLVPKSFLFRPYVWPFTIVYPVFLEIYFNHYDKYVVGAEWTFVYLITIISVNMLFWLMPHWNINIDSRFNYSPVKTIAEASHIKITPAPNSGVGEICSISRETFHDGEKQVSFLYQKRRHLFHTETQKFSPPAFLFDEEPELAKFQNSTGLSGDLEKLLRNYGENKFDIPVPTFLELFKEHAVAPFFVFQIFCVALWCMDEQWYYSLFSLFMLVSFEMTTVFQRRTTMAEFQSMGIKPYTIYTYRSEKWKQLKTTELLPGDLVSVTRTSDDSALPCDLLLTDGSAIVNEAMLSGESTPLLKESIKLRPSGEKLQPDGFDKNSILHGGTSALQVTKPENPIVPIAPDNGALAYVTKTGFETSQGSLVRMMIFSSERVSVGNKEALLFILFLLQFAIAASWYVWVEGTRMGRTQAKLILDCIIIITSVVPPELPMELTMAVNSSLAALQKYYVYCTEPFRIPLAGRIDVCCFDKTGTLTAEDLVFEGLAGFNLNDIHHLFKCEDAPETTSLVLGSAHALVRLDDGDIVGDPMEQATLKAAHWNVGNNDTVERDIGKGKSEKIKILRRFQFSSALKRSSAISSINTVPGKNFVAAKGAPETIRNMIIDAPENYEDIYKSFTRSGSRVLALAYKYLDANVNVNKVAREEIESKLHFAGFIVFHCPLKDDAVETIKMLNESSHRSVMITGDNPLTACHVAKQVAITTKDVLILDAPEEHHDQNLVWRNVTESIVIPFKSSDEINTELFKKYDVCITGYALGYLADHEQILDLLKHTWVYARVSPNQKEFILTSLKEAGYNTLMCGDGTNDVGALKQAHIGVALLNGTEDGLKKIAENRKIEAMTRVYEKQVEIFTNWGKNPPPVPPQLAHVYPPGPNNPKYLEALQKRGVEITDEMRRAVAIANRGGLPKIKAKEGKQSASSIADSLMASLNDPEGEDEAPVLKLGDASVAAPFTSKLANVSTVTNIIRQGRCALVSTIQMYKILALNCLISAYSLSVLYLAGIKFGDAQSTISGILLSICFLSISRGRPIEKLSKERPQDGIFNKYIMGSILGQFAIHIVTLIYITREIYINEPREPQIDLEKEFSPSLLNTGMFLLQLAQQVSTFAVNYIGLPFRESIKDNKGMYYGLLGVSFLTLAGSTELMPELNEAMKFVKMSTDFKIKLTGSILIDLSFTWAIEVVLKHYFMNSGPADIAIRDD, encoded by the exons ATGTCCAGCATTGTTGACAACTCCGCTATAGCTGGGGCTGAGTTGTTGGTTCCCAAGCTGTTTTTATTCCGTCCCTATGTGTGGCCATTCACCATAGTGTATCCAGTTTTCCTTGAGATCTACTTTAACCACTACGACAAGTATGTTGTAGGGGCCGAATGGACGTTTGTGTATTTGATCACGATCATTTCTGTTAACATGCTCTTCTGGTTGATGCCCCATTGGAACATCAACATTGACTCTCGTTTCAACTACTCTCCTGTGAAGACGATTGCTGAAGCCAGTCATATCAAAATCACCCCTGCCCCAAACCTGGGAGTTGGCGAAAtctgttcaatttctagaGAAACATTCCATGATGGTGAAAAGCAGGTGTCGTTTTTGTACCAGAAACGTCGCCACTTGTTCCATACCGAAACCCAGAAGTTTTCGCCTCCTGCTTTCCTCTTCGACGAAGAGCCtgaattggccaagttcCAGAACTCCACAGGGTTACTGGGAGACTTGGAGAAGCTTTTGAGAAACTACGGTGAAAACAAGTTCGATATTCCTGTCCCTACgttcttggagttgttcaagGAACATGCCGTTGCTCCTTTCTTTGTGTTCCAGATATTCTGTGTAGCTCTTTGGTGTATGGATGAGCAGTGGTACTACTCGTTATTCTCGCTCTTTATGCTTGTTTCGTTCGAGATGACTACCGTCTTCCAGAGAAGAACGACCATGGCTGAGTTCCAGAGTATGGGTATCAAGCCTTACACTATCTACACTTacagaagtgaaaagtggaaacaattgaagaccACCGAATTGCTTCCTGGCGATTTGGTTTCTGTCACCAGAACTAGCGATGACTCTGCACTTCCCTGTGATTTACTCTTGACTGACGGTAGTGCAATTGTTAACGAAGCCATGTTGTCTGGTGAGTCTACAcctttgttgaaggagtCGATTAAGTTGAGACCTAGCGGTgaaaagttgcagccagATGGCTTTGACAAGAACTCGATTTTGCATGGTGGTACATCGGCTTTGCAAGTGACCAAGCCGGAAAACCCCATCGTTCCTATTGCTCCCGATAACGGAGCTCTTGCGTATGTGACCAAGACAGGATTTGAAACTTCGCAAGGTTCTTTGGTTCGTATGATGATCTTCTCCAGTGAAAGAGTTTCTGTGGGCAACAAAGAGGCATTactcttcatcttgttcttgttgcaATTCGCTATAGCTGCCTCGTGGTACGTTTGGGTCGAAGGAACGAGGATGGGTAGAACCCAAGCCAAGTTAATCTTAGACTGTATCATTATTATTACGTCCGTAGTTCCTCCTGAGTTGCCTATGGAATTGACTATGGCTGTGAACTCGTCTTTGGCTGCTTTACAAAAGTACTATGTTTACTGTACTGAACCTTTCAGAATTCCTTTGGCCGGTAGAATCGATGTCTGTTGTTTCGACAAGACCGGAACCTTGACTGCAGAAGATCTTGTGTTTGAAGGTTTAGCTGGTTTCAACCTCAACGACATCCACCACTTGTTCAAGTGCGAAGACGCCCCTGAAACGACTTCTCTTGTCTTGGGTTCGGCTCATGCTTTAGTTAGACTTGATGATGGTGACATTGTAGGTGATCCAATGGAACAAGCCACCTTGAAGGCCGCCCATTGGAACGTCGGAAATAACGATACTGTAGAAAGAGACATTGGAAAAGGCAAGTCggaaaagatcaagatcTTGCGTCGTTTCCAATTCTCATCCGCCTTGAAAAGATCCTCGGCTATCTCCTCCATTAATACCGTCCCTGGTAAGAACTTTGTAGCCGCTAAGGGTGCTCCAGAGACAATCCGCAATATGATTATTGATGCTCCAGAGAACTATGAAGATATCTACAAGTCGTTCACCAGATCTGGTTCTCGTGTGCTAGCTTTGGCTTATAAGTACCTTGATGCTAACGTCAATGTGAATAAGGTTgccagagaagaaatcgagTCCAAGTTGCACTTTGCTGGGTTTATTGTTTTCCACTGTCCTTTGAAAGACGATGCTGTGGAAACAATCAAGATGTTAAACGAATCCTCTCACCGTTCTGTTATGATCACTGGTGACAATCCTTTGACTGCTTGTCACGTTGCTAAGCAGGTGGCTATCACCACTAAGGACgtgttgatcttggatgCTCCGGAGGAGCACCATGAT CAGAATTTGGTCTGGAGAAACGTCACTGAATCTATTGTTATTCCTTTCAAGTCTTCCGATGAAATCAACACcgagttgttcaagaagtacgATGTCTGTATCACTGGTTATGCGTTGGGCTACTTGGCTGACCACGAGCAAATtttggacttgttgaagcaCACTTGGGTTTATGCTAGAGTTTCACCAAACCAGAAGGAGTTCATCTTGACATCGTTGAAGGAAGCTGGCTACAACACCTTGATGTGTGGTGACGGAACCAATGATGTGGGTGCTTTAAAACAAGCCCACATTGGTGTCGCTTTGTTGAACGGTACTGAAGACggcttgaagaagattgctgaaaacagaaagatCGAAGCCATGACTAGAGTCTATGAAAAGCAAGTGGAGATTTTCACCAACTGGGGTAAGAACCCACCTCCAGTTCCACCTCAACTTGCCCATGTCTATCCACCTGGACCAAACAATCCAAAATATTTGGAAGCCTTGCAAAAGAGAGGTGTGGAAATTACAGATGAAATGAGACGTGCTGTGGCCATTGCTAACAGGGGTGGTCTTCCCAAGATCAAAGCTAAGGAAGGAAAGCAAAGTGCCTCTAGTATTGCTGACTCTTTGATGGCTTCACTTAATGATCCAGAAGGTGAAGACGAAGCTCCagtcttgaagttgggaGATGCTTCTGTTGCTGCGCCTTTCACTTCCAAGTTGGCTAATGTGTCTACTGTTACAAACATTATTCGTCAAGGTCGTTGTGCCTTGGTTTCCACCATTCAAATGTACAAGATCTTAGCCTTGAACTGTTTGATTTCTGCCTACTCTCTTTCCGTGTTGTACTTGGCTGGAATCAAGTTTGGTGATGCTCAATCCACCATCTCTGGTATTTTATTGTCTATTTGCTTCTTGTCGATTTCCCGTGGTAGGCCAATTGAGAAGTTGTCAAAAGAAAGACCACAGGACGGTATCTTTAACAAGTACATCATGGGTTCTATCTTGGGTCAATTCGCAATTCACATTGTCACGTTGATCTACATTACCAGAGAAATCTATATTAATGAACCAAGAGAACCCCAGattgacttggaaaaggaatTCTCTCCATCATTGTTGAACACCGGTATGTTCTTGTTGCAGTTGGCTCAACAGGTGTCCACCTTTGCTGTCAACTACATTGGCTTGCCATTCAGGGAAAGCATTAAAGACAACAAGGGTATGTACTATGGTTTGTTGGGTGTTTCATTCTTGACTCTTGCTGGATCCACTGAATTAATGCCAGAGTTGAACGAAGCCATGAAGTTTGTCAAGATGAGCACAGacttcaaaatcaagttgACAGGGTCAATTTTGATTGATTTGTCCTTCACCTGGGCCATAGAAGTGGTATTGAAGCACTACTTCATGAATTCCGGTCCGGCTGACATTGCTATTAGAGATGATTAG